Proteins encoded within one genomic window of Halocatena marina:
- the ligA gene encoding NAD-dependent DNA ligase LigA — protein MSQSRERPDSNPYIRSPETEFDDVESMSETAANEQAEQLRDAIRYHDRRYYVDADPVIPDRTYDALFSRLQALEEQFDLDTTNSPTQRVGGEPLDELGSVDHVAPMLSIDSSGEVEDVREFDRRVHTELGLSSSGEDTQTSLDAYADESVEYVCEPKFDGLSIEIVYEEGRYVRAATRGDGETGENVTENIRTIRSIPLSLSGDYPEFLAVRGEVFMPRDAFQAHNRERVERGDDPFANPRNAAAGTLRQLDPRVTAERPLDCFVFDVLDTSHPFDSNWEIHETLPEWGLKVNDRTTVVADIESAIEYRDELVAVRDDLAYEIDGTVITVNDRQRCDRLGSTARAPRWAYAYKLPARTEETTVRDIVVQVGRTGRLTPVALLDPVEVAGVTVSRASLHNPDQIESLNVDVGDGVRIERAGDVIPYVSEVTEHENDSHFEFPGTCPICDSPVEREGPLAFCTGGLACPMQLKRAIEHYASRSGLDIEGLGEQRLDQLIESGLVESLPDLYDLRTSDLARLDGWGRTSAENIVEELTASMGPPLDDFLTALGVPEVGATTARSLALEFGTLDAILDASEAELRSVDDVGPTIANEIQEFFESEQNLTVVEGLREHGVEPQSLDVTTDDALEGMTFVFTGALDRYTRSEAQDLVERFGANATSSVSGNTDYLVTGDSPGQNKLDDATEHDVDVLDETAFVSLLDEHDIHD, from the coding sequence ATGAGTCAGTCTCGCGAGCGGCCGGACAGCAACCCATACATCAGATCTCCCGAGACGGAGTTCGACGACGTTGAATCCATGAGTGAAACGGCGGCTAACGAGCAGGCAGAACAACTCCGTGATGCGATCCGATACCACGATCGTCGGTACTACGTTGACGCCGACCCAGTGATTCCCGACCGGACCTACGACGCTCTCTTTTCTCGCTTGCAAGCACTGGAAGAGCAGTTTGATCTCGATACGACCAACAGCCCGACCCAGCGTGTCGGCGGCGAACCGCTCGACGAACTCGGGAGTGTCGATCACGTCGCGCCAATGTTGTCGATCGATTCGAGCGGCGAAGTCGAGGATGTCCGTGAGTTCGACCGGCGCGTCCACACGGAGCTCGGTCTCTCTTCGAGTGGTGAGGATACGCAAACATCGCTCGATGCGTACGCTGACGAGAGCGTCGAATACGTGTGCGAGCCGAAGTTCGACGGGCTGTCGATCGAAATCGTCTACGAAGAGGGCCGATACGTGCGGGCTGCGACGCGTGGCGACGGCGAAACGGGCGAAAACGTAACCGAAAATATCCGAACTATTCGTTCGATTCCACTCTCGCTTTCGGGGGACTACCCGGAGTTCCTCGCGGTCCGGGGTGAGGTGTTCATGCCCCGTGATGCGTTTCAGGCGCATAACCGAGAACGCGTCGAACGTGGTGATGACCCGTTTGCGAACCCTCGAAACGCCGCTGCAGGCACACTTCGACAGCTCGACCCGCGCGTAACCGCAGAGCGTCCGCTCGATTGTTTCGTGTTCGACGTGCTCGACACCTCTCATCCGTTCGATTCGAACTGGGAGATCCACGAGACACTTCCTGAGTGGGGACTAAAAGTAAACGACAGAACGACGGTTGTCGCGGATATCGAATCTGCCATCGAGTACCGAGACGAGCTGGTTGCAGTGCGAGACGATCTCGCGTACGAGATCGATGGCACTGTTATTACAGTGAACGATCGCCAGCGGTGCGATCGGCTCGGTAGCACCGCCCGTGCACCGCGGTGGGCCTACGCCTACAAGCTCCCAGCACGGACCGAAGAGACGACTGTCCGCGACATCGTGGTTCAAGTTGGCCGGACGGGACGGCTCACGCCGGTTGCGTTGCTCGATCCTGTCGAGGTTGCTGGTGTGACGGTCTCAAGAGCAAGTCTTCACAATCCCGACCAGATCGAATCGCTGAACGTCGATGTCGGCGACGGCGTCCGCATTGAACGTGCGGGGGACGTCATTCCGTACGTGAGTGAAGTCACAGAACACGAGAACGACTCGCATTTCGAGTTCCCAGGAACGTGTCCGATCTGCGATAGTCCGGTTGAGCGCGAGGGGCCGCTCGCGTTCTGTACGGGTGGTCTTGCCTGCCCGATGCAACTCAAGCGGGCGATCGAACACTACGCGAGCCGGAGTGGTCTCGACATTGAGGGACTCGGTGAACAGCGACTCGATCAACTCATCGAATCTGGGTTGGTCGAATCGCTCCCGGACCTCTATGATCTCCGGACGTCCGATCTTGCTCGGCTCGATGGATGGGGGAGGACGAGTGCGGAAAACATCGTCGAAGAGCTAACGGCATCGATGGGGCCGCCACTCGACGATTTCCTTACCGCGCTCGGTGTCCCTGAAGTCGGGGCGACAACAGCCCGTTCGCTTGCTCTTGAGTTTGGAACACTCGATGCAATACTCGACGCAAGTGAAGCGGAACTACGATCTGTTGATGATGTCGGTCCAACCATTGCGAACGAGATTCAGGAATTTTTTGAGAGCGAACAGAATCTGACCGTTGTCGAAGGACTCCGCGAGCACGGCGTCGAACCACAATCACTCGACGTAACGACGGACGACGCTCTCGAAGGAATGACGTTCGTGTTCACAGGAGCGCTCGATCGGTACACCCGTAGCGAGGCTCAGGATCTCGTCGAACGCTTCGGGGCGAACGCTACTAGCAGTGTCTCAGGCAACACCGATTACCTCGTGACTGGCGACAGTCCTGGACAGAACAAACTCGATGATGCAACAGAACACGACGTTGACGTACTCGACGAAACCGCGTTCGTCTCGCTTCTGGACGAACACGATATCCACGATTGA